The following are encoded together in the Poseidonibacter lekithochrous genome:
- the phnD gene encoding phosphate/phosphite/phosphonate ABC transporter substrate-binding protein gives MKKLLLIFTLFLSTLFASENIKFGIYTSDKPSDMYKKFKTVINYLEKDLKAKGIDSKISLKIYPTYDAAIDGLTKGEYDFARFGPASYIIAKQKNENIKLLVMEINKGKKIFNGVFITHDKSGITKLEQLEGKTFAFGNSKSTIGRYLSQSELLKHGIGSEELKSFKYLGRHDKVALAVLNEDFDAGVVKEKTFKKYKNKYPNKSLKMIKTFDNVTKPWVVKENMSENVYEALKASMLGLKDKKVLKVFKGDGFVETNDQEYNFVREGMNLSKRF, from the coding sequence ATGAAAAAGCTACTACTTATTTTTACTCTATTTTTATCTACATTATTTGCAAGTGAGAATATTAAATTTGGGATTTACACTTCTGATAAACCATCAGATATGTATAAAAAATTTAAAACAGTTATTAATTATCTTGAAAAAGATTTAAAAGCTAAAGGTATTGATTCAAAAATTAGTCTAAAAATCTATCCAACTTATGATGCTGCTATTGATGGTCTTACAAAAGGTGAATATGATTTTGCTAGATTTGGTCCAGCTAGTTATATTATTGCAAAACAAAAAAATGAAAATATCAAATTACTTGTTATGGAAATAAACAAAGGTAAAAAGATTTTTAATGGAGTTTTTATTACTCACGATAAAAGTGGTATTACAAAACTAGAACAATTAGAAGGAAAAACATTTGCTTTTGGAAATAGTAAGTCAACAATCGGAAGATATTTATCTCAATCTGAATTACTAAAACATGGTATTGGCTCAGAAGAGCTAAAGTCATTTAAATATCTTGGAAGACATGATAAAGTTGCACTAGCAGTTTTAAATGAAGATTTTGATGCGGGTGTAGTAAAAGAAAAAACATTCAAAAAATATAAAAACAAATATCCAAATAAGTCATTGAAAATGATTAAAACATTTGATAATGTTACTAAACCTTGGGTAGTTAAAGAAAATATGTCTGAAAATGTTTATGAAGCATTAAAAGCTTCTATGCTTGGATTAAAAGACAAAAAAGTTTTAAAAGTATTTAAAGGTGATGGTTTTGTTGAAACAAACGATCAAGAATATAACTTTGTAAGAGAAGGTATGAATTTATCTAAGAGGTTCTAA
- a CDS encoding aspartate/glutamate racemase family protein, with the protein MKTIGLLGGMSWESTALYYKQINEEIKKRLGSLHSAKVVIYSVDFDEIEKLQHSGDWDKTAEILSEASKNIQNANADFLLICTNTMHKVAPIIQEKIDIPIVHIADATAKVLQNDGISKVGLLGTAFTMEEDFYKNRITDNFGIDVITPNKEDIKIIHKIIYEELCLGVINDNSRKEYLRIIEDLNSKGAQGIILGCTEICMLIKDEHTNTKLYDTTTIHANEAVNKALEL; encoded by the coding sequence ATGAAAACAATAGGTTTACTAGGTGGAATGAGCTGGGAAAGTACCGCACTTTATTATAAACAAATTAATGAAGAGATTAAAAAAAGATTAGGTTCTTTACATTCTGCAAAAGTAGTCATCTATAGTGTCGATTTTGACGAGATTGAAAAGCTACAACATAGTGGTGACTGGGATAAAACAGCAGAAATTTTAAGTGAAGCTTCAAAAAATATACAAAATGCTAATGCTGATTTCTTACTTATATGTACGAACACAATGCATAAAGTAGCTCCTATTATTCAAGAGAAAATTGATATTCCAATAGTTCACATAGCAGATGCAACTGCAAAGGTTTTACAAAATGATGGAATATCAAAAGTAGGGCTATTAGGTACTGCTTTTACTATGGAAGAGGATTTTTATAAAAATAGAATCACTGATAACTTTGGAATAGATGTAATAACACCAAATAAAGAAGATATTAAAATCATTCATAAAATAATCTATGAAGAGTTATGTTTAGGAGTTATAAATGATAATTCAAGAAAAGAGTATTTAAGAATCATAGAAGATCTAAACTCTAAAGGTGCCCAAGGTATTATCTTAGGTTGTACAGAAATTTGTATGTTAATCAAAGACGAACATACAAATACAAAACTTTATGACACAACTACAATTCATGCTAATGAAGCAGTAAACAAAGCTTTAGAGCTTTAA
- a CDS encoding LysR family transcriptional regulator — protein sequence MTLKELNFFYKLCDNPQVTQVAQELSISQSAISLAVKSLESKLNEQLFDRVGKKLILNERGRYFKEKTISHYLALKDSESIFQSNKLAGNIKVASSKTISNYIMPDIYYNFLSEYKDVRFDISTINTTKIIEAILNSTLDIGLIESNTTNSNLIKEKLCDDELIIVTSDKSIQSNQFIDTINKKWILRETGSGTRDIFINNLGEYSKDINIFMELQDFEEIKTVLLDNKDTITAISKLAVQKELKEKKLFEIKLKNLEFKREFHLVYHKNKSKSLLFQTFVDFLKSKF from the coding sequence ATGACACTAAAAGAATTAAACTTTTTTTATAAACTATGTGACAACCCACAAGTTACCCAAGTAGCCCAAGAACTCTCGATTAGTCAATCAGCAATTTCTCTAGCAGTAAAATCTCTAGAGTCAAAACTTAATGAACAATTATTTGATAGAGTTGGTAAAAAACTGATATTAAATGAAAGAGGAAGATATTTCAAAGAAAAGACAATATCTCATTATCTAGCTCTAAAAGACTCAGAAAGCATTTTTCAATCAAACAAATTAGCAGGTAATATAAAAGTAGCTTCAAGTAAGACCATATCAAATTATATAATGCCAGATATTTATTATAATTTTTTATCAGAATATAAAGATGTAAGATTTGATATATCAACTATTAATACCACCAAAATTATTGAAGCAATACTAAATTCAACTTTAGATATTGGGTTAATAGAATCCAATACAACAAACTCAAATCTTATAAAAGAAAAATTATGTGATGATGAACTAATAATTGTAACATCTGATAAAAGTATTCAATCAAACCAGTTTATTGATACTATAAATAAAAAATGGATATTAAGAGAGACAGGCTCAGGAACTAGAGATATATTTATTAATAATCTAGGTGAGTACTCAAAAGATATTAATATCTTTATGGAGTTACAAGACTTTGAAGAGATTAAAACTGTTCTATTAGATAATAAAGACACTATTACTGCTATTTCAAAACTAGCAGTTCAAAAAGAATTAAAAGAAAAAAAGTTATTTGAAATAAAATTAAAAAACCTAGAGTTTAAAAGAGAATTCCATCTGGTTTATCATAAAAATAAATCAAAAAGTCTTCTTTTTCAAACCTTTGTAGATTTTTTAAAGTCTAAGTTTTAA
- a CDS encoding YeiH family protein, translating to MIGFIFVLLLAIFSTILSEFFFFKDLGISAMIIGILLGMLYANTIKQYFPTYLQSGIIFCTKTILRIGIVLYGFRLTFQNLQDVGIYGVLVAFLMLASTFLIGYIFGIKVLKLDREITILTSAGSAICGAAAVLASESVLKCEAYKSAIAVSSVVVFGTIAMFLYPFLYKLGLIDLSVQNMGIYIGATLHEVAHVVGSSNVLGEEASSNAVIVKMIRVMMLAPFLILLSIWILKTSISKTNSEKSKITIPWFAVFFIFVVAFNSFDLLASEIVVSINYLDNFALTMAMTALGMETSFSKFKNVGLKPIYLSLVLFTWLIFGGYFIVQFLFV from the coding sequence ATGATTGGATTTATATTTGTATTACTTTTAGCTATTTTTTCAACAATCCTTTCAGAATTCTTTTTTTTTAAAGACTTAGGTATTAGTGCTATGATTATCGGAATTTTATTAGGTATGTTATATGCAAATACTATTAAACAGTATTTTCCTACATATTTACAAAGTGGAATAATATTTTGTACAAAAACTATATTAAGAATAGGAATTGTTTTATATGGATTTAGATTAACTTTTCAGAACTTACAAGATGTTGGAATATACGGAGTTTTAGTAGCTTTTTTAATGTTAGCTAGTACTTTCTTGATTGGTTATATCTTTGGTATAAAAGTTCTAAAACTAGATAGAGAAATCACTATTTTAACAAGTGCTGGTTCTGCAATATGTGGAGCAGCAGCAGTATTGGCTAGTGAGAGTGTTTTAAAATGTGAAGCTTATAAAAGTGCAATAGCTGTATCTTCTGTAGTTGTATTTGGAACAATTGCTATGTTTTTATATCCATTTTTATATAAATTAGGATTAATTGATTTGAGTGTTCAAAATATGGGAATTTATATAGGAGCAACACTTCATGAAGTAGCTCATGTGGTTGGTTCATCTAATGTATTAGGTGAAGAGGCCTCTTCAAATGCGGTAATTGTAAAAATGATTAGAGTTATGATGTTAGCACCTTTTTTGATTCTTTTATCTATTTGGATTTTAAAAACATCTATTTCAAAAACAAATAGTGAGAAATCAAAAATTACAATCCCTTGGTTTGCAGTATTTTTTATATTTGTTGTAGCTTTTAACTCTTTTGATTTATTAGCTAGTGAGATTGTTGTTTCTATAAACTATCTAGATAATTTTGCTTTAACAATGGCTATGACAGCTTTAGGAATGGAAACATCTTTTTCAAAGTTTAAAAATGTTGGTTTAAAACCAATTTATTTATCACTAGTTTTATTTACTTGGTTGATATTTGGGGGATATTTTATAGTGCAGTTTTTATTTGTTTAA
- a CDS encoding DsbC family protein, which translates to MLKIARNMLLALALASTANAADKLSEKEVKSIEKLELFNKVQIKVTNAFDTGSLYLLKVKVNGRSDEIYLTKDKKFLIAGDVIDTTSGAKLTVPADLSALEGKEAFTYGTGKDEYILFTDPECPYCKKFESYFPQIADKVKIKVFYFPLDFHKNAKDISLYIMSKKTNDGKIAAMHTTKDTPEYKNRKIDSTTLKNLTVKLDEQIELGRELGVAGTPAVFDKDGNKASWVEMLAKYGIQVN; encoded by the coding sequence ATGTTAAAAATCGCTAGAAATATGTTATTAGCTTTAGCTCTTGCAAGTACTGCTAATGCGGCTGATAAACTATCAGAAAAAGAAGTAAAATCAATCGAGAAATTAGAACTATTTAATAAAGTTCAAATCAAAGTAACAAACGCTTTTGATACTGGAAGTTTATATTTATTAAAAGTTAAAGTAAATGGAAGAAGTGATGAAATTTATTTAACTAAAGATAAAAAGTTTTTAATTGCTGGTGATGTTATTGATACAACAAGCGGTGCTAAACTTACTGTTCCTGCTGACTTAAGTGCATTAGAAGGAAAAGAAGCCTTTACTTATGGTACTGGAAAAGATGAATATATTTTATTTACAGATCCAGAATGTCCATATTGTAAAAAATTCGAATCTTATTTCCCTCAAATAGCGGATAAAGTAAAAATCAAAGTTTTCTACTTCCCATTAGATTTCCACAAAAATGCTAAAGATATTTCATTATATATTATGAGCAAAAAAACTAATGATGGTAAAATTGCAGCAATGCATACAACAAAAGATACTCCTGAGTATAAAAACAGAAAAATTGATTCTACAACATTAAAGAATTTAACTGTTAAATTAGATGAACAAATTGAATTAGGTAGAGAGTTAGGCGTAGCTGGTACTCCTGCTGTATTTGATAAAGATGGTAATAAAGCAAGCTGGGTAGAAATGCTAGCTAAATATGGAATTCAAGTAAACTAA
- a CDS encoding AEC family transporter, producing MENFALIAIAILVGYVLQKFKIFPEETSIILNKYIIYIPLPAIILLQVPKLTFSFDVLIPTIIAWLVMAFTALIVLFFARIYSWSKEITGSLLLVSILTNSSIMGIPIIELYLGEESLPYVLIYDQLGTFLALAAYGTFVTAYYSASGNIHAKVIVQKIITFPSFIALIFALLLLGQEFNPLITGVLGQFAATLVPVALVSVGLQLQFKLPKDDLKPLSIALLIKLILAPLIAIGICYLFGWNNLAGKASIFEAGMAPMITAGAMASMAGLAPRLSVAIVGYGIIFSFLTTYILSLIIV from the coding sequence GTGGAAAATTTTGCATTAATTGCAATAGCAATATTAGTAGGATATGTATTACAAAAATTTAAGATATTTCCAGAAGAAACATCTATAATATTAAACAAATATATAATATACATTCCCCTACCCGCGATCATATTATTACAAGTTCCAAAATTAACATTCTCTTTTGATGTATTAATTCCAACTATTATTGCTTGGCTTGTAATGGCATTTACAGCTCTTATTGTTTTATTTTTCGCAAGAATTTACTCTTGGTCAAAAGAGATTACTGGTAGTTTATTATTAGTATCTATTCTTACAAACAGTTCAATTATGGGTATTCCTATAATCGAATTATATCTAGGGGAAGAATCCCTACCTTATGTACTAATTTATGATCAATTAGGTACCTTTTTAGCACTTGCGGCTTATGGTACTTTTGTTACTGCTTATTATAGTGCTAGTGGTAATATTCATGCTAAAGTAATCGTACAAAAAATCATAACTTTCCCTTCTTTTATTGCATTAATATTTGCATTATTACTATTAGGACAAGAGTTTAATCCACTTATTACTGGTGTATTAGGTCAATTTGCAGCTACTTTAGTACCTGTTGCACTTGTATCTGTTGGATTACAATTACAGTTTAAACTTCCAAAAGATGATTTAAAACCTCTTAGTATTGCCTTGTTAATCAAACTAATTTTAGCTCCATTAATTGCTATTGGAATTTGTTATTTATTTGGATGGAATAATCTTGCAGGAAAAGCATCTATTTTTGAAGCAGGTATGGCTCCTATGATTACAGCGGGTGCAATGGCATCAATGGCTGGACTTGCTCCAAGATTAAGTGTTGCAATTGTTGGATATGGAATTATTTTCTCTTTTTTAACAACTTATATTTTATCGTTAATCATTGTATAG
- a CDS encoding winged helix-turn-helix transcriptional regulator: MYLINDKEYKCSVAVTLDIFNDRWKLAIIWHLLENPKRFKDLHEDINEITQKTLTVKLKELEEKNIINREVFAEVPPKVEYSLTPIGDKLKPVLKEMYKWGINYVEDFGVVTEQESCEAEACLKNNF; the protein is encoded by the coding sequence ATGTATTTAATAAATGATAAAGAATATAAATGTTCAGTTGCAGTAACACTTGATATTTTCAATGATAGATGGAAGTTAGCAATAATCTGGCACTTATTAGAAAATCCTAAAAGATTCAAAGATTTACATGAAGATATTAATGAAATTACACAAAAAACTTTGACAGTAAAATTAAAAGAATTAGAAGAAAAAAACATAATTAATAGAGAAGTATTTGCAGAAGTTCCTCCAAAAGTAGAATATAGTCTGACTCCTATTGGTGATAAATTAAAACCAGTACTAAAAGAGATGTACAAATGGGGAATTAACTATGTTGAAGATTTTGGTGTTGTTACAGAACAAGAATCTTGTGAAGCGGAAGCTTGCTTGAAAAACAATTTCTAA
- a CDS encoding NAD(P)H-dependent oxidoreductase — protein sequence MKNILIINGHQKYDGFAEGKLTQHFIDNAEEFFQSNDMTVKHTHIDAGYEVSEEMKKFEWADYILFQYPVYWMSVPWITKKYIDEIFSAGVGTVTYNNDGRSRSDSSKKYGSGGIMTDKKYMLSLTYNCPESEFDNKDGFFDGLSLDEANYAVHKVFQFCGAEAVKTYAIHDIFKSDLDIISETNKFKNILESNFKDK from the coding sequence ATGAAAAATATTTTAATTATTAATGGACACCAAAAATACGATGGTTTTGCTGAAGGTAAATTAACACAACATTTTATTGATAATGCGGAAGAGTTTTTCCAATCAAATGACATGACTGTTAAACATACACATATTGATGCTGGTTATGAAGTATCTGAGGAAATGAAAAAGTTTGAATGGGCTGATTATATTTTATTTCAATATCCAGTTTATTGGATGAGTGTTCCTTGGATTACAAAAAAATACATAGATGAAATATTTTCAGCTGGTGTTGGGACTGTAACATATAATAATGATGGAAGAAGTAGAAGTGATTCTTCAAAAAAATATGGTTCAGGTGGAATTATGACTGATAAAAAATATATGTTAAGCCTTACATATAATTGTCCAGAATCTGAATTTGATAATAAAGATGGATTCTTTGATGGATTATCACTTGATGAAGCAAATTATGCTGTACATAAAGTATTCCAATTTTGTGGTGCAGAAGCTGTAAAGACTTATGCAATACATGATATTTTTAAAAGTGATTTAGATATTATTTCTGAAACTAATAAATTTAAAAATATCTTAGAATCTAATTTTAAGGATAAATAA
- a CDS encoding putative quinol monooxygenase: MNEVVVVAKFRVKENFLDEVYADVVELHKKTHANDEGCIQYDFHKDLNDKYSFTFVETWASMDALSKHEQKEHFLTCIQNIQDKLESITIDKLEKIKI, translated from the coding sequence ATGAATGAAGTAGTAGTTGTAGCAAAGTTTAGAGTTAAAGAGAACTTTTTAGATGAAGTATATGCTGATGTAGTTGAGTTACATAAAAAAACTCATGCAAATGATGAGGGTTGTATTCAATATGACTTTCATAAAGACCTAAATGACAAGTACTCTTTTACATTTGTAGAGACTTGGGCAAGTATGGATGCTTTATCTAAACATGAACAAAAAGAACACTTTCTAACTTGTATTCAAAATATTCAAGATAAATTAGAGAGTATTACAATTGATAAATTAGAAAAAATTAAAATTTAA
- a CDS encoding NAD(P)H-dependent oxidoreductase: MNKEFMEAMDYRHACKVFDDTKKISREDFNFILEAGRKSPSSFGMEPWKFLVVNNEELRKQIRPVCWDQPQITTCSDLVIILAAIEDVKVESGVPMRKFSRREMPQEKKDFYIGLYANHLKDTLSSDENIYAWTARQTYIAAGNMMTAAAIKGVDSCPIEGFEKENLEKVLKLDTTKYQVAMVLPFGYRINEQSSQLREGQTDVVEFID, from the coding sequence ATGAATAAAGAATTTATGGAAGCAATGGACTATAGACATGCTTGTAAAGTATTTGATGATACTAAAAAAATATCAAGAGAAGATTTTAATTTTATCTTAGAAGCTGGTAGAAAATCTCCTTCATCTTTTGGAATGGAACCTTGGAAGTTTTTAGTTGTTAATAATGAAGAGTTAAGAAAACAAATCAGACCTGTATGTTGGGATCAACCACAAATTACAACTTGTAGTGATTTAGTAATTATTTTAGCTGCTATTGAAGATGTAAAAGTTGAAAGTGGAGTTCCAATGAGAAAATTCTCTAGAAGAGAAATGCCTCAAGAGAAAAAAGATTTCTATATAGGTTTATATGCGAATCATTTAAAAGATACACTAAGTTCTGATGAAAATATTTATGCTTGGACTGCAAGACAGACTTATATTGCTGCTGGTAATATGATGACGGCAGCTGCTATTAAAGGTGTAGATTCTTGTCCTATTGAAGGATTTGAAAAAGAAAACTTAGAAAAAGTATTAAAATTAGATACTACAAAATATCAAGTAGCTATGGTTTTACCATTTGGTTATAGAATCAACGAACAATCTTCTCAATTAAGAGAAGGACAAACTGATGTAGTTGAGTTCATCGACTAA
- a CDS encoding PAS domain-containing sensor histidine kinase, giving the protein MENQSISWDTTQILDNTIEGIMIIEDGFIKDVNKSLLEILQYTNKSDLIGNLAVGVLMPTLTKKFIEFNTVLFQEVSLLTKEGTIIPAIIKIKDITLNNQEYKMVSILDMTEIKEKETLLIESAKLAEMGEMISVIAHQWRQPLSSISSIVTRLIMKTNMKSLSPELLIEKANEINKYLQYMSKTIDDFRNFFTPTKSKELVSLNEIVSNTQHIIEKTFELKGIELEIEDQKLSRQYLYKNELSQVILNLLNNAKDALLENNIKSPKVSIKFKEDDKLQYIFIEDNAGGIKEEIIHKIFEPYFSTKDKKNGTGLGLHITKTIIEKHSNGKIKVSNTKDGAIFEITLEK; this is encoded by the coding sequence ATGGAAAATCAATCAATTTCATGGGATACAACTCAAATTTTAGATAATACAATTGAGGGTATTATGATTATTGAAGATGGATTTATTAAAGACGTAAATAAGTCTTTATTAGAAATACTTCAATACACTAATAAATCTGATTTAATAGGAAACTTAGCTGTTGGTGTTTTAATGCCAACACTTACAAAAAAGTTCATAGAATTTAATACTGTTTTATTTCAAGAAGTATCTTTGCTTACTAAAGAAGGAACAATTATTCCAGCAATTATAAAAATCAAAGACATAACACTAAATAATCAAGAGTATAAAATGGTTTCTATTTTAGATATGACAGAAATTAAAGAGAAAGAAACATTATTAATTGAATCAGCAAAACTTGCAGAAATGGGTGAAATGATATCTGTTATTGCTCATCAATGGCGTCAGCCACTTAGTTCAATCTCTTCTATTGTTACAAGATTGATTATGAAAACAAATATGAAATCATTAAGTCCTGAATTACTAATAGAAAAAGCAAATGAAATAAATAAATATTTACAATATATGTCTAAAACTATTGATGATTTTAGAAACTTTTTTACTCCTACAAAAAGTAAAGAGTTAGTATCATTAAATGAAATTGTAAGTAATACTCAACACATAATTGAAAAAACTTTTGAATTAAAAGGTATAGAACTAGAAATTGAAGATCAAAAACTATCAAGACAATATTTATATAAAAATGAATTAAGTCAAGTAATATTAAATCTTCTAAATAATGCAAAAGATGCTTTATTAGAAAATAATATTAAAAGCCCAAAAGTTAGTATTAAATTCAAAGAAGATGATAAATTACAGTATATATTTATTGAAGATAATGCAGGTGGAATAAAAGAAGAGATAATTCATAAAATTTTTGAACCATATTTTTCTACTAAAGATAAGAAAAATGGTACAGGATTAGGACTTCACATTACAAAAACTATTATAGAAAAACATTCAAATGGAAAAATAAAAGTAAGTAATACAAAAGATGGTGCTATATTTGAGATTACCTTAGAAAAGTAA
- a CDS encoding response regulator transcription factor — MIDYILLEKYSKDINVLFVEDDEDIRKETSELLEDIFQKNITIAVDGQDGFTKYMKYHEENNKYFDLVITDICMPKIDGVELTKLIKKENIEQKLIILSAHNESEYLMELVNVGISQFILKPIEFNSFIDIIYKISKEIYHINSEESEELSSTVNLSSNLYWDKDNSQLVQDSAKIKLTKKEFLLIALLLKSPEKTYSNDEIVIHLWKDDLDKSPDISNLKNVISRLRKKVPLLNIENIYSFGYRINVIN, encoded by the coding sequence ATGATTGACTATATACTCTTAGAAAAATATTCAAAAGATATAAATGTACTTTTTGTAGAAGATGATGAAGATATTAGAAAAGAAACTAGCGAGTTATTAGAAGATATTTTTCAAAAGAATATTACTATTGCTGTTGATGGACAGGACGGTTTTACTAAGTATATGAAATACCACGAAGAGAATAATAAGTATTTTGATTTAGTGATTACTGATATTTGTATGCCAAAAATAGATGGGGTAGAGTTAACAAAATTAATCAAAAAAGAAAACATTGAACAAAAATTAATAATATTATCTGCTCATAATGAATCTGAGTATTTAATGGAGTTGGTTAATGTAGGAATTTCACAGTTTATATTAAAACCTATAGAGTTTAATAGTTTCATTGATATTATTTATAAAATTTCAAAAGAGATATATCATATAAATAGTGAAGAATCAGAAGAGTTATCTTCAACTGTTAATTTAAGCTCAAATCTATATTGGGATAAAGACAACAGTCAATTAGTTCAAGATAGTGCAAAAATTAAACTTACAAAAAAAGAATTCTTGCTAATTGCTTTACTTCTTAAAAGTCCTGAAAAGACCTATAGTAATGACGAAATTGTTATTCATTTATGGAAAGATGATTTGGATAAATCTCCAGATATTTCCAATCTAAAGAATGTAATATCAAGACTTAGAAAGAAAGTTCCTTTATTAAATATAGAAAATATTTATAGCTTTGGATATAGAATAAATGTTATAAATTAG
- a CDS encoding response regulator transcription factor, whose protein sequence is MRSYDHYRKSLKVLFVKSNSYSRNISIKVLEENFDNVTIAENGLDGYMKFLKYKNDEEKCFDLIISEINIPKINGIEMLEKIRTVDDIPFIFLTTDNNHTTVLKAIKLNILSYIVRPLNVASVAKSINKSCRKLYKQYTQKLKSDESLA, encoded by the coding sequence ATGAGAAGTTATGATCATTATAGAAAAAGCCTAAAAGTACTTTTTGTAAAATCTAATTCTTACTCAAGAAACATATCAATAAAAGTATTAGAAGAAAACTTTGATAATGTAACCATAGCCGAAAATGGTCTTGATGGTTATATGAAGTTTTTAAAATACAAAAATGATGAAGAAAAGTGTTTTGACCTTATTATCAGCGAAATAAATATTCCTAAAATTAATGGTATAGAAATGCTTGAGAAAATTCGTACAGTAGATGATATACCATTTATCTTCCTAACAACTGACAATAATCATACTACAGTTTTAAAAGCAATTAAATTAAATATCTTAAGTTATATAGTAAGACCACTAAATGTAGCTTCTGTTGCAAAATCAATTAATAAGAGTTGTAGAAAATTATATAAGCAATATACACAAAAGCTAAAGAGCGACGAGTCTTTAGCATAA